The Myxococcales bacterium genome includes the window GGATCGCAGCTTGCGCCCGCGTCCCAGACCTCCTCGCCAAAGCAGGTATTGACGTGCGCGGCGGCGGCGGCGCAAACGTCGGTTTCGCCACAACCCGCCGCCAGCGACGCGCCAAGGCAGACGGCGGTGATTGCGATCAAACGAGAATTAGGGGTTGTGCGCATGCGACTCAACTAAGCAAACGCCGCGCCAACAATTAACCCTTTTGATTCAGACAGTTGAACAACGGCCTGGGCGGCAAATGGGGCCACGACCCCGCACATAGGACTTTTGTCCCCGGCTTGCAGCCACCAATTTGTGTGCCGCCGGCGGGAGTAGCGCGGTCCTATCTTTTGCAATGGATACGCCTCGGGCTTGCGTATAAAATCAACCGATGAGCCCCCTCGCGAAACTTCGGCAGCAAGCGCTCCTGCTATCTGAGCAAGAACGCGTCGAGCTAGCGGCGGACTTGTTAGATAGCGTCACCCCCACCGCATCCGAGTCATGGCAGGTTGCGTGGGCAGCGCTTGCCCAGCAGCGGCTGGCGGACCACCGTGCCTCTGGAACCGAGGCATCTACGTGGGAAGATGTTAGCGCGCGACTACGTACAACTATGCATAAATGACCTTCCAGTTGCGCTTCCTCGCAAGCGCGGAGCAAGAGCTGCGAGAGACTGCTCATTGGTACGACTCGCATAGCGATGGGACAGGGGTGCGATTTCGTGCTTGCATCGCCGACGCCATGAGCGCCATCGCCACATCGCCCCTGAGCTTCCGCTGCCTACCCTCGGAACCGACCGTCCGGTCAGCGCTGGTCAAGCAGTTTCCCTACGCCATCATATTCTCGATCGAGGCCGACCATATTCTCGTACTTGCCATCGCGCATACGCGCCGTCAGCCTGGATACTGGCGCAGGCAAGATGCTCGCTGACAAACACGATGAGATCCCTTGCGCGGAGCTCCCCACGTACGAGTTATAGATGCTCGAGCAGCATCGACGTGGTGTAGACGGTGAACTCAAGGCGCCGCACGGTATCAGAGCCGGCGTCGCTGGAGCCAATGTTCACCGACTTTAGGCCCATGCCGAGCAGGCCGATGCGCAAGATGGGCTTGCCCATGGGGTTTAGCAGCTCAATGAAGCCGGTGCGTTCGTTGACGTCGTCGCGCAAGCCGCGCTTCATGGCGTGCTCGTACCAGGCCAAGATGGGGTCGGCGTATTGCAGCGACATGCTGATGCGCAGATCGGGAAACTCGAGCTTGGTCGGCGTGAACTCGGCGAGGCGCTCGCTGCCATAGCGGAAGGCCTTGACCTGCTGCTTGATGCTGAACTCGGAGATCTTGTAGACGTGCGACAGCGCCATGCCATCGATGCCGAAGCGAAATTGGTTCGTCCGAAATTCGGACTGATTTTTCGGCGCCGAGGGATGCAGCGCGGTGACGGTGGGCGTGCGCAAGAACTCGGTGTCGCGCGGTTGCAGCTTCACCTTGATGTAGTTGGCCTCTTTGGAGCTGGTATCGAGCGCGGGAAACGTGGTTTCTTGGATCAGCGCATCGTAGAAGCGGTGTTCAAAGATGACATTAAAGTTGTTGTCGGCGTACAAGATGTGGCCATTGCGCGGCAGGCTGGTGCGGGCGAGCCACGAGGCTTGAATCCACGCAATGAGGCCCTTGGCGCTCGCCGCACCGAACGTTAGATCTATGGGCTTGACGTCGACACCGGTGAGCTGCTTCATGCCGAGCAGCGAGTGGCTCGAGGCATCGGCGCCTTGGGTGGCGTCGACAAAGCCGCCATCGACCTTGCGGACGTAGTTGACCGAGTCGGGCGCATCAAACTGGACCGCATAGCGCGCAATGGTTACGGATTGACGATTTAGCATCCCGGCACGCCCACGCGAAAGTATACGCAAGTGTGGGATGAATGGGGCAAAGAATCCGCACAACTCGCCTATCGCCGCGACATCTCAAGGCACGAGGTAGCGCCGGCAATGGCTGCCGCGCTACACTGGACATGTGGCGTGCCAGTTTCCCAGGCGATTAATGGCGACGGCGCTCGGCCTGTTGGTAATGGTCCTGGTCGTGGCCGCATGGCCCGGCGCCGCGGCCGCCGATCGCGTGACTGCCAACCAGGCCGCCAAGCTGCATGAAAAACCAGGCGAGTCGTCGAAGGTCGTAGGCGAGGTCGCAGCCGACGACGAGTTGACCGTGCTCGGGCGCAGCGGGCGCTGGCTCAAGGTCAGGGCGCCCGGCAAAGACCGCATCGTCGGCTGGATTACGCGCTCGAGCGTCGATGGCGACGTCGTGCCCCGCAATACGCGGCGGCGACCGTCTGTCGACCGCGGCCGCGATTCGGGGTGGACTCAAAAATCCGATCGCGTCGGCGCCGATGTGGTGCCGGACGCCCCGCCACGCATGCGCCGTGACGCCGCCGATGACTCGGGTGGCGATGGTGGCGACGGCGCTGAGTCCGAGCGCG containing:
- a CDS encoding type II toxin-antitoxin system RelE/ParE family toxin, translated to MTFQLRFLASAEQELRETAHWYDSHSDGTGVRFRACIADAMSAIATSPLSFRCLPSEPTVRSALVKQFPYAIIFSIEADHILVLAIAHTRRQPGYWRRQDAR
- a CDS encoding addiction module protein — translated: MSPLAKLRQQALLLSEQERVELAADLLDSVTPTASESWQVAWAALAQQRLADHRASGTEASTWEDVSARLRTTMHK